Proteins from a single region of Chryseomicrobium sp. FSL W7-1435:
- a CDS encoding sulfurtransferase TusA family protein, which yields MNVAKILDAKGLACPMPIVKTRKAMNEIESGEILEIVVTDKGAKADLAAWSKSGGHELLDVQEQAEVLTFWIKKA from the coding sequence ATGAATGTAGCTAAAATTTTAGACGCAAAGGGACTTGCATGCCCGATGCCGATTGTAAAAACACGTAAAGCAATGAATGAGATAGAGTCCGGTGAAATTTTAGAGATCGTCGTAACCGATAAAGGGGCGAAAGCAGATTTAGCCGCTTGGTCTAAATCAGGTGGACATGAGCTGTTGGATGTTCAAGAACAAGCAGAGGTGTTGACGTTCTGGATTAAAAAAGCGTAA